The region ATAGCGATGAATGATAGCACAGAGGGCTATTCCATTGCTCCATGATTTGTGAAGGTCAATGATCCGAACGTTATAATCTCTGACTTGCCCTTGACACCAGCGTAGCAACACTCCCGGATCCCTCAGCATACGTGTCTCTGCATAGGCAACACATTGAACTTGTAATTAAGTTTGGAATGTATTCTatacaagctacatgtacacaagttcTATTGACAAATAACTGAAGATACTGAAGCTGTACCAAGCAATGGGGGAACACTCAACCAGAACtaaagtgcataattatgtaactacATCCTGTACGATCGTTATATTGTTATTAGCAGAAGCaaacccccacccacacactcaccctccGGCTCAGCATAATAGGCTAGTGAGATGGAGCTCTTGTCAGCCAATGCCTTTCGTTTGGGCGTGCTCAATAAACTCTCCTCCTTAGCTCTCTTGGACTGAGGTAAGTTCTCCTTTTCTTGAGAGGTGGTGGATATTACCAGAGGGGAAGTTTTTGCTGTGCTGTTTTGTGTGGGCGTGATGCCAGCTGCCTCTGCCGTCCTCTTAACCTTGATGGAACCTGGTCGCAGAGCAGGACTGTTGGAGCTGCTCCCCCCTATATCGTAGAGATGCGTTATGGTACCCGGACGAATTCGATGGAAGGACAGATTGGGGTACCGAGTCTGAGTGTGTgagacaataatattattaaaaattgtattattattgcaACACTGTCATGTTTTGATGGGAGTCATAGCGATAGGTTGAGCTGTGCTTAATGCTCATACATATACTTATACTATACCTAATTAGGCTATATTTCGCACTAACACTCAAGTACTGTAACATAAAAATGGACAATAGACACAATATGGGATGAAAACTTTGACAACAAAGTGTCACCTGAGGGTCAATAGTGTATTTCTTGATATGAGGATTCAGTTTCTCGGGAGTGGTTTGAGGTAGTCTCTGGAAGATGGCCTCTCTCTCACAGAGGAGGTCCAGTGTGGTCCTGCCCTGCCCCAGACCCCGTATCAACCACGCTGTATCCATGGCACTCAGGAACCCACGGCCAATCCCAGTGCCAGTTGGCCAGAAAGGCTGGAGGGAAGAGAGAGATATGATACTTATGGCCCGCTCACAACACTAAAAGTTTGCATGTGAGTTAAGTTTACCCATCAACAATTAAGAGCTCATTCATTGTAAGCTCAGGAAACCACAAAATTAACCAATTTTGGCTCcatgattatacatgtacaagtgtaATGAAAGTACcatgggtgctgatgcctcggttagctacataacataaagatACTAGCTATTGCACATGATATCATGATTGTTGCTGCTAATCCAGGGAAAGAGCAGGAAATGATCGGTCATGATTGTTGCtgaaaaggatgccaaaagtacaaagtctaaaatgaatggctgctgcaCCATGGTACcggtagagccttgcagctctctactcactcttgcagctaccaatagctagcattctagtgcagagttaCCGTATAAGCGGGTATcagaaatgcctttagaaaggtttttgcagattcaattttcgtggaatagtccttttttgcagcatgcatgcatgtgatattaaattcgcaTTTATAAAAGTTCACGGTACATGCctaatccacgaaaaccacgaacatttatacctttGAAATatagctatacggtaactaCTAAGTGAGtaacaacactccatggacaagttttgctacgcactcttctgaaaaggctgtaatgccattccaagtaagcaaaactaggcataactcgagaaacaAAGCAATTCCACAAATAGAAAACGTTAATccaaactcttacttgcacttcattgatccttgagcagctgtagcaatctacacagacacacacaaacacaaacacaaaaacacactgccgtatacctcgcttgcgcatgcgcacaccaaggcataattatactaatatgTTACCTCAAGCAGAGCATCCCCAACCAGACAGATGAAGAGGTCGCGACCTCCACGGTGGATGGCTCTTGCTGCATACTCTGCTTGATGGATCGAGGTGAAGTCAAAGAGAGCAACATCAGGCTTATCGTGATGGTTAGTCtgtttgggtgtgtgtgggtggtgtgttgtgtgggggtaCATAGCTTGTTTATAATGGATGGCTATTAACATGCCTATCAGGACGCAATACTTATTACACACTTTAATTCTCTGGGGACTGCATGAGTAAGTAATACACAGACTCATTAGGCTGTTACTTAGTAAGAACTCAACGGCATACCTACATAAGCACTACTAATTGGACAAAGGCTCAACCATCAGCTGGTGTGACTACAGCTAATCTGGCTACCATAACGGAGGCCAACACATAGTGGAACACATACAAAGTGAAGTGAAAGAGTACAATAATGTAAACTGAGTATTTATCCAGGCTTCCTTCCACGGTAAACACTGATAGTGATTCTACGTGTACCGTAAACAAGTTTCTATTCAGCACAATGTTTGACTGTACAACACAGGCTGTATGTACAATGTTAGGCTGTACACCCACAGGctgtatgtgtacaatgttAGGCTGTACGTGTACAATGTTAGGCTGTACACCCACAGGCTATAATTAGGTGTAGGTAACTCACGGCAAAGTCGAGACGTGGCAGGTCAGTGGACCAATCAGCGGCCTCGGTGGAGTAAGCATACAGCTGTTCCATATCAATGTTGGATGGGGCCAGCAACTGACGAGTGTCGGGATAGTCCTAATTAAAAATGGGTTTAATAATCACTATTATTTAAACCAATATAACAGCTAAATGTACCCCCCCCCGCCCCatcccccctccacacacccacagtcGTGTGTGGACCACTCACTCACCCTCTTCAGAACTCCCTTCTTGAGCAGGCTCTCCTTCTTGGACGTCATCACAAAGTAGTGAGTGTCATCCTTGTAGTAGACAATATTCTCAAGATCAATGCCTGTCTCACTCTTCAGATCCTAATGTACCACAAAAACCATTTAAATTTAGTTGAAAAATGACGCCTATAGATTCACAATTGGGTTTACTAACCATCACAGTTCACCTTATTCAGATTCAATGGCAGTTGAACAAACAATGCATTCTAGAGGAGCTTATAAGCAGATGCTGATCGACTCAAGACCTAGCTACACAGATAGCTTATACTGACTGCATTATAAGTGAATAGAACTCTGCTagtccataattatgctaacaaTGTGTAACTCACCTTAAAGAACTTCTGATTGAAGATAAACGCCACTCCACTGATCTCCTCCACAGCGGCCTCGTCTCTGGTATAGTAATTCTTGAAGTTAGCGGTGATAGCCAGTGCTAGTTTCCCTCGTAGCTCCTTTCGATCAAAACCAGGAATCCTGTTTTTTCTTGCTCCATCGCTACCGATGAACACGTCAAATTCATAGCTATTCAggaagtgagtgggtgggtttAGACTGGCATGCCAAGCTAGGTCATCGTCAGGTTCTAGTACTTGTAGGAACTCGACATTGGGATACATTCGCACTCCAAGAAGGAGACAGAGCTTCAGTAGAATAGTCTGCAGACGCCATATAcctgtgtgcgcgtgtgtgtgtgtgtgtgtgtgtgggtgtgggtgtgtgtgtgtgtgtgtgtgtgtgataatgGGGTGATGATGACTTAAAGAGGTGACAATGTCATGGCTGGAACCAACTGTAACATGTGATCAACAACAAACGATCAATTGTCAGTTTAAAGAAAAGACACAAAGGTCCTCTATTAGCAGAGTTGACACAACTGGCATTCTACATGGTAATTCAATCAGGCAGTGAATTCATAGATAGCTGACCTGGCTTCAAAGCCAATAGTCCACAGCCAAATACTCATGGTAACAGCTGATTGGCCCACTCTGGCTTGACTACCATTACTAGTACCAGCTTTTGGAGTTGTTATTGTACTCTACTGACTATACgcattatacacatgtacaagtcataattatgtgcaattgACACTGACCCATTCCTGGCTAACACGGCTAATTAGATGAGCATACACCCACTAACCAACTAACAGGGATAACCTAATACAATACATAACTCACTAATGTGATCGATGGCTCCAGCACAGAACTTCCCATAGAACTTCTTCGCTCCGAGCTGCCTCAAGTCCTCGATGGTGAATGGCCACAGATGGAGGACATTATGACGAGAGAACGAGCTCCTCTTCTCTATGATTACGACTTCTGACCCCAGGAGGCTGGCGTCAATGGCTAGTCGTAGACCCACTGGACCGGAGCCAACTACAAACACTCGAACAGTCGACGCTGCTCTCTTTTATGTGTTTGCATTGTGGGTTATGATGATGTTGTGTAAGAAAACAAACGATATATAAATTGTAGATAAACATCAACGTCTTCTAAATAAACAGTCCCATAAAACTACCCACAGTAGCTACCTTCTTTAATACCAGTACACAGTACGTAGCTCCACTATAACTAACAGTCTGCGTGTAGGCTTACCTGGCCCATGAACTCTTTCTGCTTAGCTCTCTTATCCAGCAGGTCCAGCACATCTCTAGCCTTCCATGTCTTCTGAGTGCCTAGCTTGAGCTTGAGTGCCTCAAACAGTGGCAGGCCAGTCAGTGTACTGAGGTCAAGTCTTTCCTTGAGGCCTTCAAACACGTCTAAGATCTTCGATAACTCTTCAGCAGCCACAAAGCTCTCCCATACTTTGTCCAGTGGAATGTTAGTGTTAGAGTTGTCCATGTCTCAAgttggtagctagctagacgccCTTCTCAGCTAGCTATTACTGTTGACAGCTTGTTGTTGTGTTCACGTATCTGGGTCATAGAGGTGTTGACCTCCGGCTCCAGCTGCAATATATACTTGTGGCGCTTCTTTCATTGTCGACCCTTTTCTTTAGCGATCAGCTTTGCATTATCATTTTCAACCAGCTCATAACACGATCATTAGATCTACAAAACTGGAAGGGTCATAAAAAAATATTTTTgttgaacattaattttacaagaGACTACTATTGAGAGCCATTGTTTCAGATATTTCCCACTCCTTTAGTTGTTTTTCAAAGACTAGTGAGCGATCGATAAGATGCCAACATTTGCTTCGTACCATAGTCCATGCTTCTTCAAATCCAATCTTCAACACTTTTATCAGATACGCCAAGACAACAGAAGTAGATCTTGAACGTCCATGTAACAGGACTAGTACTCGAACTCTTGCTTTCTCTATAGTAGCTTCTCCCTCACTTAGGGCTTCATTAATGAACAGGGTGGAGGCTCTCCAACACGGCAGCATGTCTTGATCGTTCCTATCCTCCACCTCACACTGTAGCACAGACACTCCTTGTAATTCAGTCCAGTCCAGTTTCTGAGACAATGAGACTATCAAGTGTGTGATCTTCAGTTTAGAGAGGATATCTTTGTTGAGTGACACCACCCTCGATCCAAGAAACAGACTCGAAGTAACCTGATGGGGTAGGGGGAACATACTCTCAAAGGAGACGTGGCCACAAAGGAAGTCATACTCAGAACAAAATATCTCGTATCCTCCTTTTAGGATCCAAATTTCTTTCACTCTGTCGGctactgtgttgcagaactgCTTGAATGGGTTGTAGCCTTCATTTAGAGTTGTTTCGGCTGCATCGAGTGATGGCTCTATGACAGCAATTGCCTTGCGTTCTCTCTGTAATTTCTCCAACTTGTTCGCCAGCCATTCTGTGTGCTTTAGGCACTCTGGTTGGGAGCTACCATACAGGACAATGGGGCTTGGATTCTCAGGTCTGCATGGATAGACAAAAAGTCACAGCTAGATCTGAGCAGTCTATTACAGCCTCACCTAACAAACTCCTTCATGTAGGACACAATGAACTGGACTAGTAGCCTATCTCTATCCCCCTCAGGGCACTCGAGTGGTGGGCTGGGGAGAGAGACAGCTGTGGCTATGTGCCCTCGAGAGTAGTCATCAGAACGGCGGGTATCAATCACCAGGTGGTGCTCATATAGGGGAAGGTTGAATAGGTCTTGAGGAGTAGCTTCACAAAGAACAGCCATCATCAAACCTTGTGCTGAGTAAGCAGGTATGAGCTCCACCCCCTATATATTGCTATTCAGCGCATGCGCAACCAATACTCTTAACTCTCAACAgacgcataattataattatacataatctgtacacatgtaatgGTAGTACAAATCATGAGTCCTTTTTGAGAAAGTTTGCACCATTTTCATGCCTTTTGCTTCCTTTGCCTCCATTACGCTTCACATAGGAGTGCATGTAAAAgttggagaagaggaaaatgTGTGAGATCAGGTACACGATAGAGGACCAGATCACTCGCTGGTCAAAGTCACAACCCGTAACAATGTTATATATTCCAGCAGATAATCCTATCAAAAACTGCACCTGCACATGGGGGTTAAAGGttaacacagagctagaaggaTGTGATGACCCAATCACGCACCAGTTGGAGCATGGTCAAGTATCGTTTCCACCAGAGGTACTTGTTCATGGCAGGGCCGAATGCAGAGAGGAAGTAGTAGAAGTACATGACAGTGTGTACAAAGGAGTTGAGCATTGGAGTGAAAAATGCTGCATGAAAAAAAATCTGCGATAACCGCCCACATCATCATGAGATGAATAATTAAAGCAGGTTCACTGTACAtttataaataatattatacttacACATTCCGCCTGCATACCACTTGACAGCAATCCACCAGATCAGGGGCATTGTCACATGATGGTACACATGTAGGAACGTCACCTGGTTGCTTTTCTTACGCAGAATGAAGAACGCAGTGTCCAAAAACTCAATCAGTTTAGAGAAATAGAACAACCAAATGGCGGCTGCCAACTGTGATAGATACGCAAAttggaataattatatattgcgTACACCTACCCTCATTGAGATACTGTCTGTGTTGTAGTGAAGAGGATCACAGATGTAGTTGAACCCGAGAGCTTTTGAAGTTAGAAACAACTAAAAAAAATCAGACAATCAATTCAGTTGTCAGTATTTCCTCCTGCATAATGTACCTCCACTGTGACGTATAGTGAGTAGGCCACCATGCATAAGTTGTAGAGCATGATGAGTGGTTTAAGTTGAAACGGTTCTCTCCCGGCCATTATTTTGGGCCCAACAAAGCACACCAGGAGGTAGGCACTGCATAGAGCCACTGTTGGCCATGGACTGTACACAAACAGCCAGTCATCCACCCTGGCGTCTGCATGGGGGAGAAACAAGTATAGTTACACCCCTTTTGGAAGAACTCTTTCTTCCAGAAttgtttaataataattatagtcagctAATAATAATAGAACTACCTCCATTGTCAATTGACTTCTGAAAACTAGTTTTGAGCTGCTCCAATCTCTCCATGGCCTCAAACTGTCTTCCCAGACAAACTGGTTGCAATGAATGTTCCCACTTTTCAGCAAAAGCTGATCAGCCCACTATATTCTGTTATCTCCTTAGCCATCTCGTTAGCCACTTGGACAGCCCCACCCTCAAATTGTGCAAACACCCACGTTCCTGTttaacgcatgcgcaataaCATTGACAACATTGATACTAAATTTAGAACAGAATAAGTGATAAAAGCCACAATGTGTTTGCAAAACAcaaattacataattataatgtgtccACAATTCTAAGAAAATGTTAGCATCTTAACAGAAGTGAGCCAGTGCTTGATGGCTTCGCAATGCATGGGGGAGGTGGTGTTGATGTTATCTTTGGTTTGTGAAGAAGCGTCATGTTCCAGAGCAGAGTAGAGACTAGGGTGGACCTCACAACCCTCACAAGCATCATCAGAGAACTCAGCGCTATCCTCACTGATTGCCACTCGGAAGTTGCGACGCCCTCCAACATAAGTGCACCAGTCAAGCTGCACAGAATCATTAGTATAAACGAAATCTAAGAACCTATCACACCAAACAAAATTATTTACTTACACAGTTAAATATAGCCCTTTAGAAACATCTAAATTTTTGGTatgttataccgtatagcgtgtaattttcgtggggcaaaatattcgtggttttcgtggttggaggtctgaccacgaatattttacccacgaatgaagcgaccttgcctacctttacccgcagtgcaagctccaaccacgaaaatattccccacgaaatgtctcaatattgctgaaccacgaatattttgtcccccgaaaattacccgctatacggtagttataacacgggcacaagggatgtatggaatatattgcactgaagcacgagggcgtaataactagtttatatcccgagggcatagcaacgtagcactgtcttagtaacacaatataaactgcacaaaaagatgacaaagacaactctacacagctccatctcttctcttctagacgctagtatatgcagcgtataagattggcatgaccgacgaatggcttgacacaaaattgttggagttccaacgctgaaacgactgcaaaacagccccaccccacttctggtgctgcaaaacagccccaccccactactgctgcaaagaaacagccctaCCTTACTTACTActgctgcgaagaaacagccctccactatcctcggcatcacaaccaagccaaagaagctcgcctctacactgctgcaaaacagctcaagcccccagcaaaaagagccgcttctagtgctatatggtgaagcagaattgacatgcatcacgaagtcgaggactaggtctaggaacacagaatcttccacaaaatgagccttggacaattttaaaacctgcatgattgcaaagaagaaactccaacagtgctgaacattcctgcatggctggacttactttgatatacttgttatttctcatgatacaatatttaatttaattgtctgtctaatgccggaggggcgttttgtggttagtgcattatgactttgcagtcagtgcattatgactttcagcagtgcattatgctgcatattgcacttggcaacaacgggATATAAACATATATACCCAATTACTTGAAGCCTCAAAGTTGATCAAGCCACATATACTAGTTTCAGAGCTACAAAGTGCattcttcataattattggacaATACATGAAAACACAAGTTATAATAGGCAACCAATTATAACTGCTAACACTGAACCTGGTCTAGGTCTTGAGTGGTGGGTGTAACCAATGCCTGTACTGCCCTGAGGACAATGATCTCCGTGCCAGCCCCGCTGTTCCAACGACTCCATTGAAAGGCCACCCCACAACATGCCAGTGCCATACTCTGGTATACAGACATCTCCACTATGTGGTGCTGTATGTCAAACAATTACATTCAATGCCATCAACAAAGGTTAAATGCTTCCTTGGGATAAGTACATTGAAAACTGACATACACAGTCGCTTCCTTAAAACTCATAAACCACTCACAATAACAGTAGGCTAATCATTGCACACAGAAGCCCCACTGACGTGAATGCCTGATGGTTTAATTGCCATTAGCTTACCTTTGGTGCGACACTGACATACTTGTCTGCGTCTAGAGCAGGGAAGAAGTCAGCCCCAGCAGATGACAGGGCCTGTTGCACACACAATCAGTGTTATTTCTCAGGTTCACAGAAAGTAACAAACGGGGTACAAACTGACTGAACTGTGTATATCtttctgcatgtgtgtgtacctgtatGAGCTGCCGAGCTGACATTGTGTGGTTGAGAATATGCCTTAAAGCGGCTACGTCTGTTGGTCCAACAAGAGTGCTTTGATGTCCCTAAGGCAAAAAAACAACAGTAGCATCATGTCAACAGCTGTATGCACACGATGGCCTTACTTTGATCTCCACAGTGACTTTAATGGCAGGTCCCTCTAGTGTCAGTATCGTGTGATTAATACCAGAAGGGATAAGCGACCAGGAGAGATACGGCATGTTGCTATAGCGGTCCTGGGGGAGAGGGTTGAGAGAGCAAAAATGTATTCTTCATGTGAATTACAGTACAAGCTCTTACACATTaatttacgtacatgtacccaaGACACTGTAATTGTTTTCAATGCAATACAGACAATAGTCTAGTGGTGTAACTTACCACCATTAAAGCCAGGGGATGAAAGGAGAAGATTTGGAAGGATATGGTTTTCCCTTCTGCAAAAACAGTAGGAAAAGCGTGTGAGGAATGTTCCTCAAGTGGAGGGGTGGAAACGCTAAAGAAACTGCAACCTCCTAAATGCAGACACTATAAAGCTTCAATTGATACTTCTATTTATAAATACTTTAAATAGATATTTACTGTACGGtttgacacacacactttacCTAGATTACAATTGATCTCCTTGAACCCGCTAGTTCGCCACTTTTCACCGTCCCACTGTGCCAGCTGAGGCTCCTCTCTGAACACAAACCTGTCGggcaatctgtgtgtgtgtgtgtgtgtgtgtgtgtgtgtgtgtgtgtgtgtgtgtgtgtgtgtgtgtgtgtgtgtgtgtgtgtgtgtgctctaaACATCTCCAATCCTGGCTGTATTCTAAACTGACATAGAATACTGTTAGATACTCTGACAAAAACACCTCTTGTCCCATCTAGTCACAACACAGCACTCACTGCATTGACACGATGATGGGTGGCCATGTAGAGGACCCAGGAGTGGGTGCCGGGGGAGCAGCCACTTGTTCCTCCTCATTAGTGACCGAGGAAAGGGGACGAAACACTTCAGCTGGGTACTTGTAGGGGACCAAGTGGGAGGGGACAACTGGAGAGGAGTATATAAATGCTGTACATACACAtggtgctgtgtgtgtgtacccttCCTGAAGGTCCAGTTGTTGACTGTTTTTGGTTGCGGTGGCATCTCTAGGAGCTCAAAAATGATTGGTCCGCATGCTGGAAGAAATGCCCTCAAATTGACCTCATCAGCTTCTAGCTCCTCATCACCCTCACAAGGGTCACTACCCTCACTACCCTCCTCTGTGTCACCATTAATTGCTACTTGGTCTTGTGACTCTGTAAACAAACAGAGGCATGTAATATTAATCAAAACATTGCACCAGTTGAGTTCCATTTGGAAGTGGAATATTGGTAAACAAAATATCACAATGTACGCTCAATATAATGTAACATGAGGATAACTAGAAACAATAGATAGGGTTGAGGCACTGTATACTTCAATGAAAGTGTGGACACTCTCTCTTAGGGGGTTCAAAAGAAACCATTCTCAGCTGTTAATTgctacagggttttgcaaaatccttgcaacagggctaaacagacactgcaaagacttccatatatggaagtcaactgctgactataatattttgggtacagggttttgcagagttCTTGTAACAGGGCTAagcagacacagcaatgacttccatatatggaagtcaactgctgactttTACTTATTATtacttttattattgtacatgtgcaggtaTCTGTATTTTGAATTGAAAGATGTCCTGGAGCCTTAAGAGAGCATCAGCTTATTCACAAGATTTAattaaggtggtgggtggtgcacCATGGAAATGCTTATCAGGGTGTCATTGAAAAGAGCAACAGTTCTGCACACAGTTGAAGCAAATTGTCTTGTCACCAACTTTACGACATTTCCACCTGGTACACCGTCCATGCACCACCTTAAATCTTGTCAGGATGTCCTCCTGATCTTGTGATGCTCTCTTTTAGGCTCACAGGACAACTTTCAATTCAAGCCAttcgaataattatacacataccagAGTGTCATACAATTGCAATTAGAGAGGGGACTTTCAAACATTACCATTTGAAACATCACCAGAacataaaaaaaaaggtcaacagttATTTCGATACCCTACCGCTATGGGCACTCAAATACAACTGAGTACCTAaatgcacattttaggggggggggggggggggattggagcCAGAGGAGGGATATAATCATATCCCTCCTCTGTATGAGcagtatgacaccctgcatagtacacacaatattttaagtcagcagttgacttgacttccatatatggaagtcattgctgtgtctgtttagccctgttgcaagaattctgcaaaaccctgtaagATGATTTATACAGAAAGCTACGAAAACACCTTTAATTGGAGACATAGTTTCCTACTTTATCATAGCCACTAGAACAATATTGTCTTTGGCTTATAATTCTTAGAAGAGCGGTGTTAAGATAACCCATAAGACTGTTTCCTTAAGCAGACAGTATTTCAGACTGTTATCACTGAAAGATAGGAATCACCACATCATGTTTTGATATGGCAACAGACACAAACAATGCCCCTACAGGaacatgtgtatataacaGACCTGCTGACTCGTCTTTATTTTCAGTATGAGGAGACACACTGGGAGCTGCAACCTACAGGAATGCAATATTAAAGCTTAAGAGGCCATTATTAATGGAATGGACACTCAACTTGCATAAGAAAGATTTGTCCAATAGACACTCAAAACAAGGAATTATGTAGCACTAATTAAACAGTTGATACAGACGAATTTTTAAAATTTCCCTTTTGTGTACATGATTGATACTTGATACATTGACTAACCTCTTTTTCTGTTTGATGTAGTTCAGGTTCTGCCACAGTCTCTTCATCCTCTGCCCCCTCGTCTCCTTGATTAGTAGGGGTGTCCCCCTCACTATTTCCTGATGACTTGCTCACCGTGGTGGTACCTGGAGGAGACCTGTATGACAATGAAATGAATTCAAGATTGT is a window of Halichondria panicea chromosome 13, odHalPani1.1, whole genome shotgun sequence DNA encoding:
- the LOC135346340 gene encoding probable rhodanese domain-containing dual specificity protein phosphatase gives rise to the protein MMAVLCEATPQDLFNLPLYEHHLVIDTRRSDDYSRGHIATAVSLPSPPLECPEGDRDRLLVQFIVSYMKEFVRPENPSPIVLYGSSQPECLKHTEWLANKLEKLQRERKAIAVIEPSLDAAETTLNEGYNPFKQFCNTVADRVKEIWILKGGYEIFCSEYDFLCGHVSFESMFPLPHQVTSSLFLGSRVVSLNKDILSKLKITHLIVSLSQKLDWTELQGVSVLQCEVEDRNDQDMLPCWRASTLFINEALSEGEATIEKARVRVLVLLHGRSRSTSVVLAYLIKVLKIGFEEAWTMVRSKCWHLIDRSLVFEKQLKEWEISETMALNSSLL
- the LOC135346344 gene encoding very long chain fatty acid elongase 4-like; the protein is MERLEQLKTSFQKSIDNGDARVDDWLFVYSPWPTVALCSAYLLVCFVGPKIMAGREPFQLKPLIMLYNLCMVAYSLYVTVELFLTSKALGFNYICDPLHYNTDSISMRLAAAIWLFYFSKLIEFLDTAFFILRKKSNQVTFLHVYHHVTMPLIWWIAVKWYAGGMSFFTPMLNSFVHTVMYFYYFLSAFGPAMNKYLWWKRYLTMLQLVQFLIGLSAGIYNIVTGCDFDQRVIWSSIVYLISHIFLFSNFYMHSYVKRNGGKGSKRHENGANFLKKDS
- the LOC135346343 gene encoding dynein axonemal intermediate chain 7-like — translated: MPPKKASAKAEKKRAEAERKAKEEAEAAEAAEKERLEREEREAIEREELERRKAEEEARFLTETARINEMLEQHRVVLDDWKTKQWEEKQWSNYTSCRVLPDPSSVRAFNTYLSLCEERCSEGKDDIKDTFSKTQDYIKLCSEIKDLLHGDGLPQPSEADIARYTASLPRLHKLALAQLDSATLQYLQESEKYVDTETYNMRVEASISQGLVYCLWGNVVKNPRLKNLSFQDELKFTLDFPKPLLLADVAIRVMQLPFDLLSPLSPSYSCKRSPPGTTTVSKSSGNSEGDTPTNQGDEGAEDEETVAEPELHQTEKEVAAPSVSPHTENKDESAESQDQVAINGDTEEGSEGSDPCEGDEELEADEVNLRAFLPACGPIIFELLEMPPQPKTVNNWTFRKVVPSHLVPYKYPAEVFRPLSSVTNEEEQVAAPPAPTPGSSTWPPIIVSMQLPDRFVFREEPQLAQWDGEKWRTSGFKEINCNLEGKTISFQIFSFHPLALMVDRYSNMPYLSWSLIPSGINHTILTLEGPAIKVTVEIKGHQSTLVGPTDVAALRHILNHTMSARQLIQALSSAGADFFPALDADKYVSVAPKHHIVEMSVYQSMALACCGVAFQWSRWNSGAGTEIIVLRAVQALVTPTTQDLDQLDWCTYVGGRRNFRVAISEDSAEFSDDACEGCEVHPSLYSALEHDASSQTKDNINTTSPMHCEAIKHWLTSVKMLTFS